In Corylus avellana chromosome ca2, CavTom2PMs-1.0, the following proteins share a genomic window:
- the LOC132172728 gene encoding putative F-box protein PP2-B12, protein MALTESEVVGLINVLPIECVASVLSFTSPPDACRSSSVSTSFRSAAESDAVWESFLPPQYKSIISRSADSSSSLCFSSKKELYLHLCDHPLLIDDGRKSFWLEKMSGKICYMLSPKDLLIAWMENPHFWRWTSLPDARLPEVAELIQVWWLEIRGKINTCMLSRATLYTAYLVFNLSSKSRGFVNLPIEAAVRWHKRMVFLDVKQEGVRVFNPRAGMGSFQELRWREGDGECPKKRGDGWLEIELGDFFNGGDDDDDEVEISVLEVKAGMLKSGLIVQGIEIRPKRV, encoded by the exons ATGGCATTAACAGAAAGTGAGGTGGTGGGCTTGATCAACGTGTTACCAATAGAGTGCGTCGCCAGCGTGCTGTCGTTCACGAGCCCTCCGGACGCGTGTCGGTCCTCATCGGTTTCCACGTCCTTCAGATCGGCCGCCGAATCTGACGCCGTATGGGAAAGCTTTCTGCCACCCCAGTACAAGAGCATAATCTCCCGCTCCGCCGATTCGTCGTCTTCGCTCTGTTTTTCTTCGAAGAAGGAGCTTTATCTCCATCTCTGCGATCATCCCCTCCTCATCGACGATGGCAGGAAG AGCTTTTGGTTGGAGAAAATGAGCGGGAAGATATGCTACATGCTTTCTCCCAAGGACCTCCTGATTGCCTGGATGGAAAATCCTCATTTTTGGAGATGGACTTCTTTACCCGATGCCAG gCTCCCGGAGGTGGCGGAGCTTATCCAAGTGTGGTGGCTGGAAATCCGTGGGAAGATAAATACGTGCATGCTGTCACGAGCCACGCTGTATACAGCTTACCTTGTGTTCAACCTGTCGTCAAAGTCACGTGGATTTGTAAACCTACCTATCGAGGCTGCGGTTAGATGGCACAAGCGGATGGTGTTTCTGGATGTGAAACAAGAAGGAGTGCGAGTTTTTAACCCTCGCGCCGGGATGGGGTCCTTTCAAGAGCTGCGGTGGAGAGAGGGGGATGGCGAGTGTCCGAAGAAAAGAGGAGATGGGTGGTTGGAGATCGAATTGGGTGACTTCTTCAATGgaggagatgatgatgatgatgaagtgGAAATAAGTGTTTTGGAGGTGAAGGCTGGTATGTTGAAGAGTGGCCTCATTGTTCAAGGGATTGAGATCAGGCCAAAAAGAGTGTGA